The proteins below are encoded in one region of Misgurnus anguillicaudatus chromosome 24, ASM2758022v2, whole genome shotgun sequence:
- the LOC129437230 gene encoding uncharacterized protein isoform X2 — translation MTTAGLRIGDQVVLEEDYDENYIPSEQEIHEYAVEIGIDPEREPELLWLAREGMVAPLPAEWKPCQDVTGEVYYFNFSTGQSTWDHPCDEQYRQLVILERERAQQARTLPAASGLGTGKKDKEKKKKKEKKDKKKEKKKDLESLRAPVLSGPLAPIRGLSDGSLRGSLGSLQPLKTSLGGVLVNSSAVVSCQEEKSADEETEEERLRDSGGLLRNLHLDLDALGGLQYEDSEVSETVPPEERTEPELQDLALSRDHSLDAPVEGSLRGCHLPSGPPGGSREHSSVSSCPPTPGAAVSGGREDEMSDRNEGAQEEVELKRGDEEENGKSDRDGEEIEEQIERFSSPEDNERDQAEDRSDERDQIVKRSDDEKQQGVVKRERSYSQSDQTEEKSEVEKHQREERLDDEHKQTENKCDSMRIEMRHRREEMNESEKEDEKSVSSVEEECGERDEEEQSDTDDFRNTDVDTSEHMEETHEDTHVQCLDHQPTADLNDSPRETDSKHLKTSHRSSGMNSDREEIEHLEVTRPETQKTNIKSDTRKFVPQWNPVSSEESEAGEPVQSLSSTDDVQRGFVSKFSENVFDLLELSPAVESKDIERVSKDANRCLLDDVTSAQIPHSPDNISHRPTTAHDRSDISAHREGDETDQRESDESEQTKGERQDTDRQTALEENSDEEEERDRQMQEDRRRLMEEKDRRLQLLRDTLMEEEKEEERRMKEESAEQLRLLKERLLKERREEEEKLTHTTHTQLKQLRDESEVKLRELRSELEAERDRVETENRRSLDHLRAESEEGLRAEKKRLQEKKEEQLSSIRLEAKLSDRQKDLRSPRPEKPLAEYQRELTDVLQEVREEVERDHRRKLEQLKEKHQHELQNLRETHLEQENRERERLLNCLQEERDDLISKHTTQLHKLQNMLDTQLQETHKTHSQKESVLHDLIKKLELQSKEIQTQEAELQAKESVLRKKRQQLCEEDDDIQREVQSLPRLMKENQELHDELQREREERERARCTMMKEREQLEKRLIDLQERCQQLTCRVSELEEMNAASRMRDGEEEKEKKKKMKKKKSENHLRLEDLEASACSGESDISVDGVRQYMWNESVSLLRARQFLEKQDTLVSDRQAALQAAHSSLKDPMTESSAQQLYQNLQQEVKDLSELRETLQKGQTLLKEKEEKLNLLETSLTEEVSGEDGERSADRKVTFDVTESEMSSVYGHEGTVPVKVQQLADSLQLISGQLNSVLGALGSLTQKPNPPSLISPQVLRSSWAWPINSSPSLLQHRPTDMMHTTWSSLNTETSRAHMTNSSLSSLRPSAEVEGHRLQGLIDGNKRWLEAQRKNRNIPLFPNLRNTSSGLLQLSLDDNNQIKVHRY, via the exons ATGACAACCGCGGGGCTGCGCATCGGAGATCAGGTGGTGTTAGAGGAAGACTAtgatgaaaactacattccaTCTGAgcaag AGATCCACGAGTATGCTGTCGAGATCGGCATTGATCCCGAGCGAGAGCCAGAGCTGCTGTGGTTGGCCAGAGAGGGGATGGTAGCCCCACTGCCAGCTGAATGGAAACCCTG TCAGGACGTGACGGGTGAAGTGTACTACTTTAACTTCTCCACGGGTCAGTCCACCTGGGATCATCCCTGTGATGAGCAGTACCGTCAGCTGGTGATTCTGGAGAGGGAACGAGCCCAACAGGCCAGAACTCTTCCTGCCGCTTCCGGCCTCGGTACAGGAAAGAAAGAcaaagagaagaagaagaaaaaggaaaagaaagacaagaaaaaagagaagaaaaaagATCTGGAGAGTTTGAGAGCTCCGGTG TTGTCAGGTCCTTTGGCTCCTATCCGGGGTCTGTCTGATGGATCTCTCAGAGGATCTTTGGGCAGTCTTCAGCCTCTTAAAACATCTTTAGGG GGTGTGCTGGTGAACTCCAGTGCTGTTGTGAGCTGTCAAGAGGAGAAAAGTGCTGATGAAGAGACGGAGGAAGAG AGGCTGCGGGACTCAGGTGGGCTTCTGCGTAACCTGCATCTGGATTTGGATGCTCTGGGAGGTCTTCAGTATGAG gACAGTGAGGTCAGTGAAACGGTTCCTCCTGAAGAAAGAACAGAACCTGAGCTACAAGACTTGGCTTTATCTAGAGACCACAGTCTAGATGCTCCTGTAGAG GGCTCCTTGCGTGGATGTCACCTCCCCTCCGGACCACCAGGGGGCAGTAGGGAGCACAGCAGTGTCTCTTCCTGCCCTCCGACCCCAGGTGCAGCTGTGTCCGGCGGTCGAGAGGACGAAATGAGTGACAGGAATGAAGGTGCACAAGAGGAGGTGGAGTTGAAACGTGGAGATGAGGAAGAGAACGGCAAGAGCGATAGAGATGGAGAAGAGATCGAGGAACAGATAGAGCGATTCAGCAGTCCTGAGGATAATGAGAGAGATCAGGCAGAGGACAGATCAGATGAGAGAGATCAGATTGTGAAGAGATCAGACGATGAGAAACAACAGGGAGTAGTTAAGAGAGAAAGATCATACAGTCAGAGCGATCAGACAGAAGAGAAGTCAGAGGTGGAGAAACATCAGAGAGAAGAAAGATTAGATGATgaacacaaacagacagaaaataaatgtgatagtATGAGGATTGAGATGAGACATAGAAGAGAAGAGATGAATGAAAGTGAGAAAGAAGATGAGAAAAGTGTTTCCTCTGTGGAGGAGGAGTGTGGAGAGAGGGATGAAGAAGAACAGAGTGATACAGATGACTTCAGGAACACAGACGTGGACACATCAGAACACATGGAAGAGACTCACGAGGACACACATGTGCAGTGTTTAGACCATCAACCCACAGCAGACCTCAATGATTCCCCTCGTGAGACGGACAGCAAACATCTGAAGACGTCACACAGAAGCTCAGGGATGAATTCTGACCGTGAAGAGATCGAACACCTCGAGGTCACGCGGCCAGAAACTCAAAAGACAAACATTAAGTCAGATACACGGAAGTTTGTGCCTCAGTGGAATCCTGTGTCCAGTGAG GAGTCTGAAGCTGGTGAACCTGTACAATCTCTCTCATCCACTGATGATGTGCAG AGAGGATTTGTGTCCAAGTTCTCAGAGAATGTGTTTGATCTGCTGGAGCTGTCACCTGCAGT ggaGAGTAAAGATATAGAGAGGGTCTCTAAAGATGCAAACAG GTGTCTGTTGGATGACGTTACATCTGCTCAGATCCCTCATTCTCCAGACAACATCAGCCATAGACCCACGACCGCTCACGACCGCAGTGACATCAGCGCCCATCGTGAAGGAGACGAGACCGACCAGAGAGAGAGTGATGAGAGCGAGCAGACGAAAGGAGAGCGACAGgacactgacagacagacagctctGGAGGAGAACAGTGATGAAGAGgaggagagagacagacagatgcagGAAGACAGGAGACGACTGATGGAGGAGAAGGACAGGAGACTGCAGCTCCTGCGAGATACTCTGATGGAGGAGGAGAAAGAGGAGGAGCGGAGGATGAAGGAGGAGAGCGCCGAGCAGCTCAG ATTACTGAAGGAGCGGCTACTGAAAGAGAGACGAGAAGAGGAAGAGAAATTAACACACACAACGCACACACAACTTAAACAACTCAg GGATGAGAGTGAGGTGAAACTCAGAGAGCTGCGTTCAGAGCTGGAGGCTGAGCGTGATAGGGTGGAGACTGAAAACAGGCGGAGTCTGGACCATCTGAGGGCGGAGTCAGAGGAGGGGCTTAGAGCAGAGAAGAAACGACTGCAGGAGAAGAAGGAGGAGCAACTGTCCTCCATCAGACTAGAG gCTAAACTGagtgacagacagaaagatttGAGGAGTCCACGACCAGAAAAACCTTTAGCAGAGTACCAGAGAGag ctcacAGATGTTCTTCAGGAAGTTCGAGAGGAAGTTGAGAGAGATCACAGAAGAAAACTAGAACAACTGAAAGAGAAACATCAACATGAGCTACAGAACCTCAGAGAGACACACCTGGAGcag GAGAACAGAGAGAGGGAGCGTCTGCTGAATTGTCTTCAGGAGGAGAGAGACGATCTGATCTctaaacacacaacacaactACACAAACTGCAGAATATGCTGGACACACAGCTACAGgagacacacaaaacacactcaCAGAAG gagTCAGTGTTACATGATTTGATAAAGAAACTGGAGCTACAAAGCAAAGAGATTCAAACACAAGAGGCTGAACTTCAAGCAAAA GAATCAGTGTTAAGAAAGAAGAGACAACAACTGTGTGAGGAAGATGATGACATTCAGAGAGAAGTAcag TCTCTCCCTCGACTGATGAAGGAGAATCAGGAGCTTCATGATGagctgcagagagagagagaagagagagagcgagcgagatgTACGATGATGAAGGAGAGAGAGCAGTTAGAGAAGAGACTGATAGACCTACAAGAGAGATGtcaacaactcacctgtagagtcag tgAACTGGAAGAGATGAATGCAGCTTCCAGGATGAGAGATGGAGAAGAAGAgaaagagaagaagaagaagatgaagaagaagaagagtgAGAATCATCTACGTCTGGAGGATCTGGAAGCGTCGGCTTGTTCAGGAGAGAGTGACATCAGTGTAGATG gtGTGAGGCAGTACATGTGGAATGAgagcgtctctctcttgcgggCGCGTCAGTTTCTGGAGAAGCAGGACACTCTTGtgtcagacagacaggcagcgCTACAGGCAGCTCACAGCAGTCTGAAGGACCCCATGACTgaaagctccgcccaacagctCTACCAGAACCTGCAGCAG GAGGTGAAGGATCTGTCTGAGTTGAGAGAGACGCTTCAGAAAGGTCAAACTTTACTCAAAGAAAAAGAGGAAAAATTAAATCTCTTGGAAACATCACTAACTGAAGAG GTGTCAGGTGAGGATGGCGAGAGGTCAGCTGATCGAAAAGTGACATTTGATGTGACCGAGTCAGAGATGAGCAGTGTGTATGGACACGAGGGAACAG ttcCTGTAAAGGTGCAGCAATTGGCTGATTCTCTACAGCTGATCTCAGGACAGTTAAACTCAGTTTTGGGTGCTTTGGGGTCACTCACACAAAAGCCCAACCCGCCCTCTTTGATCTCCCCTCAAGTACTTCGCTCCTCGTGGGCGTGGCCTATAAACTCCTCCCCCTCACTTTTACAACACAGACCAACAGACATGATGCACACGACCTGGTCCAGCCTGAACACag AAACCAGCAGAGCTCATATGACGAACTCAAG TCTGTCATCTCTGCGTCCATCAGCAGAGGTCGAAGGTCATCGTCTGCAGGGTCTCATTGACGGAAATAAACGTTGGCTGGAGGCCCAGAGGAAAAACCGCAACAT TCCTCTGTTCCCAAATCTCAGAAATACATCCAGTGGATTATTGCAGCTCAGCCTCGACGACAACAACCAGATTAAAGTTCATCGATACTGA
- the LOC129437230 gene encoding uncharacterized protein isoform X1 yields MTTAGLRIGDQVVLEEDYDENYIPSEQEIHEYAVEIGIDPEREPELLWLAREGMVAPLPAEWKPCQDVTGEVYYFNFSTGQSTWDHPCDEQYRQLVILERERAQQARTLPAASGLGTGKKDKEKKKKKEKKDKKKEKKKDLESLRAPVLSGPLAPIRGLSDGSLRGSLGSLQPLKTSLGGVLVNSSAVVSCQEEKSADEETEEERLRDSGGLLRNLHLDLDALGGLQYEDSEVSETVPPEERTEPELQDLALSRDHSLDAPVEGSLRGCHLPSGPPGGSREHSSVSSCPPTPGAAVSGGREDEMSDRNEGAQEEVELKRGDEEENGKSDRDGEEIEEQIERFSSPEDNERDQAEDRSDERDQIVKRSDDEKQQGVVKRERSYSQSDQTEEKSEVEKHQREERLDDEHKQTENKCDSMRIEMRHRREEMNESEKEDEKSVSSVEEECGERDEEEQSDTDDFRNTDVDTSEHMEETHEDTHVQCLDHQPTADLNDSPRETDSKHLKTSHRSSGMNSDREEIEHLEVTRPETQKTNIKSDTRKFVPQWNPVSSEESEAGEPVQSLSSTDDVQRGFVSKFSENVFDLLELSPAVESKDIERVSKDANRCLLDDVTSAQIPHSPDNISHRPTTAHDRSDISAHREGDETDQRESDESEQTKGERQDTDRQTALEENSDEEEERDRQMQEDRRRLMEEKDRRLQLLRDTLMEEEKEEERRMKEESAEQLRLLKERLLKERREEEEKLTHTTHTQLKQLRYTHTDTHIYVYSIYKCLTGLFLCRDESEVKLRELRSELEAERDRVETENRRSLDHLRAESEEGLRAEKKRLQEKKEEQLSSIRLEAKLSDRQKDLRSPRPEKPLAEYQRELTDVLQEVREEVERDHRRKLEQLKEKHQHELQNLRETHLEQENRERERLLNCLQEERDDLISKHTTQLHKLQNMLDTQLQETHKTHSQKESVLHDLIKKLELQSKEIQTQEAELQAKESVLRKKRQQLCEEDDDIQREVQSLPRLMKENQELHDELQREREERERARCTMMKEREQLEKRLIDLQERCQQLTCRVSELEEMNAASRMRDGEEEKEKKKKMKKKKSENHLRLEDLEASACSGESDISVDGVRQYMWNESVSLLRARQFLEKQDTLVSDRQAALQAAHSSLKDPMTESSAQQLYQNLQQEVKDLSELRETLQKGQTLLKEKEEKLNLLETSLTEEVSGEDGERSADRKVTFDVTESEMSSVYGHEGTVPVKVQQLADSLQLISGQLNSVLGALGSLTQKPNPPSLISPQVLRSSWAWPINSSPSLLQHRPTDMMHTTWSSLNTETSRAHMTNSSLSSLRPSAEVEGHRLQGLIDGNKRWLEAQRKNRNIPLFPNLRNTSSGLLQLSLDDNNQIKVHRY; encoded by the exons ATGACAACCGCGGGGCTGCGCATCGGAGATCAGGTGGTGTTAGAGGAAGACTAtgatgaaaactacattccaTCTGAgcaag AGATCCACGAGTATGCTGTCGAGATCGGCATTGATCCCGAGCGAGAGCCAGAGCTGCTGTGGTTGGCCAGAGAGGGGATGGTAGCCCCACTGCCAGCTGAATGGAAACCCTG TCAGGACGTGACGGGTGAAGTGTACTACTTTAACTTCTCCACGGGTCAGTCCACCTGGGATCATCCCTGTGATGAGCAGTACCGTCAGCTGGTGATTCTGGAGAGGGAACGAGCCCAACAGGCCAGAACTCTTCCTGCCGCTTCCGGCCTCGGTACAGGAAAGAAAGAcaaagagaagaagaagaaaaaggaaaagaaagacaagaaaaaagagaagaaaaaagATCTGGAGAGTTTGAGAGCTCCGGTG TTGTCAGGTCCTTTGGCTCCTATCCGGGGTCTGTCTGATGGATCTCTCAGAGGATCTTTGGGCAGTCTTCAGCCTCTTAAAACATCTTTAGGG GGTGTGCTGGTGAACTCCAGTGCTGTTGTGAGCTGTCAAGAGGAGAAAAGTGCTGATGAAGAGACGGAGGAAGAG AGGCTGCGGGACTCAGGTGGGCTTCTGCGTAACCTGCATCTGGATTTGGATGCTCTGGGAGGTCTTCAGTATGAG gACAGTGAGGTCAGTGAAACGGTTCCTCCTGAAGAAAGAACAGAACCTGAGCTACAAGACTTGGCTTTATCTAGAGACCACAGTCTAGATGCTCCTGTAGAG GGCTCCTTGCGTGGATGTCACCTCCCCTCCGGACCACCAGGGGGCAGTAGGGAGCACAGCAGTGTCTCTTCCTGCCCTCCGACCCCAGGTGCAGCTGTGTCCGGCGGTCGAGAGGACGAAATGAGTGACAGGAATGAAGGTGCACAAGAGGAGGTGGAGTTGAAACGTGGAGATGAGGAAGAGAACGGCAAGAGCGATAGAGATGGAGAAGAGATCGAGGAACAGATAGAGCGATTCAGCAGTCCTGAGGATAATGAGAGAGATCAGGCAGAGGACAGATCAGATGAGAGAGATCAGATTGTGAAGAGATCAGACGATGAGAAACAACAGGGAGTAGTTAAGAGAGAAAGATCATACAGTCAGAGCGATCAGACAGAAGAGAAGTCAGAGGTGGAGAAACATCAGAGAGAAGAAAGATTAGATGATgaacacaaacagacagaaaataaatgtgatagtATGAGGATTGAGATGAGACATAGAAGAGAAGAGATGAATGAAAGTGAGAAAGAAGATGAGAAAAGTGTTTCCTCTGTGGAGGAGGAGTGTGGAGAGAGGGATGAAGAAGAACAGAGTGATACAGATGACTTCAGGAACACAGACGTGGACACATCAGAACACATGGAAGAGACTCACGAGGACACACATGTGCAGTGTTTAGACCATCAACCCACAGCAGACCTCAATGATTCCCCTCGTGAGACGGACAGCAAACATCTGAAGACGTCACACAGAAGCTCAGGGATGAATTCTGACCGTGAAGAGATCGAACACCTCGAGGTCACGCGGCCAGAAACTCAAAAGACAAACATTAAGTCAGATACACGGAAGTTTGTGCCTCAGTGGAATCCTGTGTCCAGTGAG GAGTCTGAAGCTGGTGAACCTGTACAATCTCTCTCATCCACTGATGATGTGCAG AGAGGATTTGTGTCCAAGTTCTCAGAGAATGTGTTTGATCTGCTGGAGCTGTCACCTGCAGT ggaGAGTAAAGATATAGAGAGGGTCTCTAAAGATGCAAACAG GTGTCTGTTGGATGACGTTACATCTGCTCAGATCCCTCATTCTCCAGACAACATCAGCCATAGACCCACGACCGCTCACGACCGCAGTGACATCAGCGCCCATCGTGAAGGAGACGAGACCGACCAGAGAGAGAGTGATGAGAGCGAGCAGACGAAAGGAGAGCGACAGgacactgacagacagacagctctGGAGGAGAACAGTGATGAAGAGgaggagagagacagacagatgcagGAAGACAGGAGACGACTGATGGAGGAGAAGGACAGGAGACTGCAGCTCCTGCGAGATACTCTGATGGAGGAGGAGAAAGAGGAGGAGCGGAGGATGAAGGAGGAGAGCGCCGAGCAGCTCAG ATTACTGAAGGAGCGGCTACTGAAAGAGAGACGAGAAGAGGAAGAGAAATTAACACACACAACGCACACACAACTTAAACAACTCAggtatacacacacagacacacacatatatgtatacagtatatataaatGTCTTACTGGTTTGTTTTTGTGCAGGGATGAGAGTGAGGTGAAACTCAGAGAGCTGCGTTCAGAGCTGGAGGCTGAGCGTGATAGGGTGGAGACTGAAAACAGGCGGAGTCTGGACCATCTGAGGGCGGAGTCAGAGGAGGGGCTTAGAGCAGAGAAGAAACGACTGCAGGAGAAGAAGGAGGAGCAACTGTCCTCCATCAGACTAGAG gCTAAACTGagtgacagacagaaagatttGAGGAGTCCACGACCAGAAAAACCTTTAGCAGAGTACCAGAGAGag ctcacAGATGTTCTTCAGGAAGTTCGAGAGGAAGTTGAGAGAGATCACAGAAGAAAACTAGAACAACTGAAAGAGAAACATCAACATGAGCTACAGAACCTCAGAGAGACACACCTGGAGcag GAGAACAGAGAGAGGGAGCGTCTGCTGAATTGTCTTCAGGAGGAGAGAGACGATCTGATCTctaaacacacaacacaactACACAAACTGCAGAATATGCTGGACACACAGCTACAGgagacacacaaaacacactcaCAGAAG gagTCAGTGTTACATGATTTGATAAAGAAACTGGAGCTACAAAGCAAAGAGATTCAAACACAAGAGGCTGAACTTCAAGCAAAA GAATCAGTGTTAAGAAAGAAGAGACAACAACTGTGTGAGGAAGATGATGACATTCAGAGAGAAGTAcag TCTCTCCCTCGACTGATGAAGGAGAATCAGGAGCTTCATGATGagctgcagagagagagagaagagagagagcgagcgagatgTACGATGATGAAGGAGAGAGAGCAGTTAGAGAAGAGACTGATAGACCTACAAGAGAGATGtcaacaactcacctgtagagtcag tgAACTGGAAGAGATGAATGCAGCTTCCAGGATGAGAGATGGAGAAGAAGAgaaagagaagaagaagaagatgaagaagaagaagagtgAGAATCATCTACGTCTGGAGGATCTGGAAGCGTCGGCTTGTTCAGGAGAGAGTGACATCAGTGTAGATG gtGTGAGGCAGTACATGTGGAATGAgagcgtctctctcttgcgggCGCGTCAGTTTCTGGAGAAGCAGGACACTCTTGtgtcagacagacaggcagcgCTACAGGCAGCTCACAGCAGTCTGAAGGACCCCATGACTgaaagctccgcccaacagctCTACCAGAACCTGCAGCAG GAGGTGAAGGATCTGTCTGAGTTGAGAGAGACGCTTCAGAAAGGTCAAACTTTACTCAAAGAAAAAGAGGAAAAATTAAATCTCTTGGAAACATCACTAACTGAAGAG GTGTCAGGTGAGGATGGCGAGAGGTCAGCTGATCGAAAAGTGACATTTGATGTGACCGAGTCAGAGATGAGCAGTGTGTATGGACACGAGGGAACAG ttcCTGTAAAGGTGCAGCAATTGGCTGATTCTCTACAGCTGATCTCAGGACAGTTAAACTCAGTTTTGGGTGCTTTGGGGTCACTCACACAAAAGCCCAACCCGCCCTCTTTGATCTCCCCTCAAGTACTTCGCTCCTCGTGGGCGTGGCCTATAAACTCCTCCCCCTCACTTTTACAACACAGACCAACAGACATGATGCACACGACCTGGTCCAGCCTGAACACag AAACCAGCAGAGCTCATATGACGAACTCAAG TCTGTCATCTCTGCGTCCATCAGCAGAGGTCGAAGGTCATCGTCTGCAGGGTCTCATTGACGGAAATAAACGTTGGCTGGAGGCCCAGAGGAAAAACCGCAACAT TCCTCTGTTCCCAAATCTCAGAAATACATCCAGTGGATTATTGCAGCTCAGCCTCGACGACAACAACCAGATTAAAGTTCATCGATACTGA